The nucleotide sequence TTAATATCTGTCTCTTTGAAATATGGGTTAAACTCTTCATCTATACTTTCATCTTCTTCGTTTATAGCTTTCGATAACAGATTGTACATCTTCAAAAGAAGGTTTTTAAAGTTTTTCCCATCGTAAAAATAGGCTTCATCAGGTAGTAGGTTTATAACCTTTTCTATCTCATATTTTTCATACGAGGGATCCGGTTGTTCTATCGGTTTGGTAGGTTCTTCCTTTTTATCTGTAAAGATAGAATCAGAAATTTTTTCTGTCTCTTTAGCGATATCTATCAAATCTTTCTTTTTCATGCCGTGCATTTCGAAGATCAAAAAAGGGTCTTTGTCTATCTCATCAGCTATTATATAGTAAACGGCTGCCAAATGTTTGCAAGGATTTGCCCAATCAGGACATGAACAATGTGCCTCTATCTCGTTCCAACTTTGTGGAAACAACTTTATTCCCATATCTTTGGTAATATCTAAAAGTTCTTCGGGAAGGTTCCCACCAATTAGCATAGCAGAAAGGTCTAACCTTTCGCTTAGAATTTTTTTAATTTTTTCTTTCTCTTCTTCCGTAAAAACAGGTAAAGCTATCCTTTCTCCATAGGGATTCGGTCTCGTACCTTGAACCCTTGCTGATATTACAGAGTTTTTTTGAATTTTAATCTCCAAAACCGCCCCTTTTTTTGCGTAGCTTCTACCGCGGGGCAACCTATTAGTGTCCCTGTCGATATTTTCCAAGGCCTCTACCCATTTTTTGCCCCACCAACTTCTTCCAAAAACGTATTTTCCTCCCATTTTTCTTTTTTCTGCCTTCCTTCGTAATTACTTTTTAAGAAGGGATTTTGGAGAGCAACCTCCAAAATCCCTTGGTTTAGATTATGATCAATAATATTTAGGATTAGTTGGGATAAAATTAAACTTCTCAGGTACATTTTTACGTACCAAGAGTCTGATCGGCTTTCCATGGAAATCGCATTCTACCAAATTATGAGAAGAATCGTAGATATGGCTTTCTACCGTCTGAACTTCGAATCCTTCGTCTTTAATGGCTATTTCTTCAGGTCTAAAGCATAATTTGTAATTACCATCTTCTTTATCCACTTTTAATTTATTTAATACGTTGCCACCTTTGATTTCAACGTCTATTGTGTTCAATCCTAATCTGGAAGTAAGTTCCATAACTTTTAAGTTTGATGGGTTCTGGTAAACATCGAAGGTTTCTCCAAACTGCAAAAGCTCTCCATCATCCAGTATAGCAAGATAATCACTTACCGACAAAGCATCTTCGGGATCACTGAAAACTGCTATCGTTGTTTTACCTAATTCTTTTATAAATCTTTTGAGCAAAGCTCTCATTTCTACGTGAAGCTTTCTATCCAACTGACTTAGTGGTTCATCAAGGAGTAACAACCTACAATCGTGTAATTTCTCTCTCCCAAAGGCGATCAACTGTTTCATACCTTCAGGCAATTCATCGGGCTTTATTTCTAAATAATTCGGTAAACCATCCAACTCTTCTGCCGCTTTTATCGCTATCTCATACACTTCTTTTTTCTTTTTCCCACCAATGTACAAAGGGAAACCTAAATTCAATTTCGTATCTAAATGAGGGAAAATGGCATAGTTTTGAAAGACAAAACCGACCTTCCTGTCTCTTGGGGAATACTCTTCTATCCTCTCGTTTCCAAAGATAATTGCTCCAGATTCAGTTTTATTCAAACCTGCAAGGGTTCTTAATAATACCGTCTTACCTGAACCTGAAGGCCCTAAAATAGATAAAACTTCTCCAACTGGTAATTCAAAGGAGATATTTTTTAGCCTGAATTCACCTACTTGGGAATTTAGATTTTCTACCTTTAAAGAAACATCATTGGTTACTTCAACCATTATTTTTCACCTCCTTTGCCAAGTAATAGAGCAAAAAGTGAGGTTACTTTTTCACTGAAATTATAACATATTTAATTTAGGTTTAATGTGAAGTCAAAACGGCGAAATAGTTTTAAATTAAAGAATTCAACATATTTTCAATATTATCAAACCAGTATTTATCATACTCTGAAAGCACTTTAGTAGGATCTTCTGGTCTCATTAATAGTTTTATTTTCACATTGAATTCGTTATATTCGAAAACTTTCTCTTTGCCATTTTCTTCGAATAATTTTTTATACCAATCGATTTTTCTATAAGCGCTTGAATGCTCAGTTCCTTTTGGATCCACAAAAAGAATATAATAATCATTTCTTCTTTTTAGCCAAAAAATAAAA is from Petrotoga miotherma DSM 10691 and encodes:
- a CDS encoding ABC transporter ATP-binding protein, with translation MVEVTNDVSLKVENLNSQVGEFRLKNISFELPVGEVLSILGPSGSGKTVLLRTLAGLNKTESGAIIFGNERIEEYSPRDRKVGFVFQNYAIFPHLDTKLNLGFPLYIGGKKKKEVYEIAIKAAEELDGLPNYLEIKPDELPEGMKQLIAFGREKLHDCRLLLLDEPLSQLDRKLHVEMRALLKRFIKELGKTTIAVFSDPEDALSVSDYLAILDDGELLQFGETFDVYQNPSNLKVMELTSRLGLNTIDVEIKGGNVLNKLKVDKEDGNYKLCFRPEEIAIKDEGFEVQTVESHIYDSSHNLVECDFHGKPIRLLVRKNVPEKFNFIPTNPKYY